The Eleutherodactylus coqui strain aEleCoq1 chromosome 13, aEleCoq1.hap1, whole genome shotgun sequence genome includes a window with the following:
- the LOC136587364 gene encoding uncharacterized protein, with protein MVLASHHPRNRALKSYVSEALANRHIRPSRSPAGAGLFFVEKKDGTLRPCVDYRALNKITVKNQCSLPLIPDLLNQVVGAHCFSKLDLRGAYNLIRIREGDEWKTAFNTPLGHFECLVMPFGLCNAPAVFQGFMNAVFHDFLGVFLVIYLDDILVYSPDWDSHVRHLRLVLTRLREYQLFVKLEKCTFGSKQISFLGYVISPTEIQMESDKVAAISQWVRPDNLKALQRFLGFANFYRKFIRNYSVIAQPLTDLTKKGANLGKWSPAALEAFSRLKKAFTTRLVGLSGWPPESVDLRRGGVVREIVLPESGKLQRVTGTTISRIGALKSYVSEALANRHIRPSRSPAGAGLFFVEKKDGTLRPCVDYRALNKITVKNQCSLPLIPDLLNQVVGAHCFSKLDLRGAYNLIRIREGDEWKTAFNTPLGHFECLVMPFGLCNAPAVFQGFMNAVFHDFLGVFLVIYLDDILVYSPDWDSHVRHLRLVLTRLREYQLFVKLEKCTFGSKQISFLGYVISPTEIQMESDKVAAISQWVRPDNLKALQRFLGFANFYRKFIRNYSVIAQPLTDLTKKGANLGKWSPAALEAFSRLKKAFTTGYDGSQ; from the exons ATGGTGCTGGCCTCCCACCACCCTAGGAACAG agccctcaagtcctatgtctcggaggctctggccaaccggcatatccggccgtccaggtcccctgccggggcgggtctcttctttgtagagaagaaggacgggacactaaggccttgtgtggattatcgggccctgaataaaatcactgtgaagaaccagtgctccttgcccctaattcctgacttgttgaatcaggtggtaggggcccactgcttctccaaactggacttgcggggggcttacaatttaattcgcattagagagggagatgaatggaagacggcgttcaacaccccgttaggacattttgaatgtctggtcatgccttttggactttgtaatgcccccgctgtgtttcagggttttatgaacgcggtcttccacgactttctgggggtatttctggtcatctatcttgacgacattctggtgtactcgcctgactgggactcacatgtgcggcacctgaggttggtcctgacccgtttgcgcgagtatcaacttttcgtcaagttagagaaatgtacgtttggttctaaacaaatatccttccttggttatgtaatctcacccacagagattcagatggagtctgataaagtagcagcaatctcccaatgggtcagaccagacaacctcaaggctcttcagcggttcttaggttttgcaaatttttaccgcaaattcattaggaattactcagttattgctcaacctctgaccgacctgactaagaagggggccaacttgggtaagtggtcgcctgcagcccttgaggcctttagccgtctaaaaaaggcattcacgact AGGCTAGTTGGGTTGAGTGGTTGGCCTCCCGAGTCTGTCGACTTGCGGCGGGGGGGAGTGGTTAGGGAAATAGTGTTGCCCGAGTCAGGCAAGTTGCAACGGGTGACCGGTACAACTATTTCCCGTATTGG agccctcaagtcctatgtctcggaggctctggccaaccggcatatccggccgtccaggtcccctgccggggcgggtctcttctttgtagagaagaaggacgggacactaaggccttgtgtggattatcgggccctgaataaaatcactgtgaagaaccagtgctccttgcccctaattcctgacttgttgaatcaggtggtaggggcccactgcttctccaaactggacttgcggggggcttacaatttaattcgcattagagagggagatgaatggaagacggcgttcaacaccccgttaggacattttgaatgtctggtcatgccttttggactttgtaatgcccccgctgtgtttcagggttttatgaacgcggtcttccacgactttctgggggtatttctggtcatctatcttgacgacattctggtgtactcgcctgactgggactcacatgtgcggcacctgaggttggtcctgacccgtttgcgcgagtatcaacttttcgtcaagttagagaaatgtacgtttggttctaaacaaatatccttccttggttatgtaatctcacccacagagattcagatggagtctgataaagtagcagcaatctcccaatgggtcagaccagacaacctcaaggctcttcagcggttcttaggttttgcaaatttttaccgcaaattcattaggaattactcagttattgctcaacctctgaccgacctgactaagaagggggccaacttgggtaagtggtcgcctgcagcccttgaggcctttagccgtctaaaaaaggcattcacgact GGCTATGATGGGTCTCAATAA